Below is a window of Stygiolobus azoricus DNA.
ATAATACGAGATAGGGAAGGAAGGACGGGTCTAGTACAAGTAGAACACTACGAATACGGGAACGACTTTTATACAGAATCTTTGGGGATAGTAAAGAGTCTGATAGACAGCGAAGTCCTAGCTACCGTTCTGGACAAGGGTACTTACCTTACAGTGTGGCTAAGAGTAATAAAGGAGAACAACGCCAAGGTTCAAATGCCTGGGAACTTAGTGCTTAAGTTTCCCGAAATAAAAGACATAAATAAACTCGACCAAACACAAAGGAAGTTCCTCGAACTACTTTATGAGGAAAAACTTGAAGACCCTAGGTATGTAAAGTACGGGAGGATAATAAACACTAACATTCCCTTACTCCTCAGAATTAACGCCCTACCGATGCATATGGGCATTTTCGGAGAGACCGGTTCTGGGAAGAGTTATAACATGAGGTATTTAATAGACGTGTTTTCTAACATAGAATATGACGGTAAGCATTACGCAATACCTATGATAATCATAGATGCTAATGGTGACTACATAGACTTAGCTACGCTCTCTATGAAGAGAGAATACATTAACAGAAACGGTTCAAGGCAAATGATTACCCGCTATGCCTTTACCGACATACCTAATGCACAGAGATTCAGGCTCGATATGAACCTCTTTACCCCATCCGATATAGCCTACATGGTCGTAACGGCGAAATATAGGGATACCGACGTATCACAAGCGTCTTTACAAATGAACTTATTAGAAATGGCACTGAACGAGCTTAGGGATGAGGACTACAACACGTTGTTCACAGAGGACGGGTTCTCTGAACTCCAGCAAAAGGTGAATGAAATCGTAGATGAGAGGAAGGACGAATTAGGGTTCACTAAAAACACACAAAGAGCACTACAAAGTGCTTTACAGACCTTCAGGAGCAAAGTTAAGGAGTATGATCTGATCTCGAGTGACGGAGAGACGTTTAGCTACGACACGTTGGATGAGATATTCTTCAAGCATGGGCTCGTAATAATTGACTTTTCAGCTGACGGAGCCCCCGGGATGGATTTATTAACTAAACAAATCGTTGTCGGATACATCGCTAGGTTAATGTTAAACTACTTGGTTAAAAAGAAGATGAATAACGAGAGGAGGATCCTCTCGCTAGTGATCGAAGAGGCACAGAACTACATACCTAGTGAAAATTACCCAGTCAATGCCAGGCTAACTAAGGACGTTTTAGCTACTTTAGCCACTCAAGGTAGGAAGTTTGGAGCTTCGTTGATACTTATAAGTCAGAGACCTGCTTTCGTTGACAAAGTAGTGCTTTCGATGCTGAACTCTTTCATCTTTCACAGGGTATATCACGAAGACGTGAAATACATACAGTCAGTTACTGGAGGGATTTCCGAATACTTAGCTAAAGAGCTCATATCATTACCTAGGGGTCAGGCAATAGTGACGGGTTTAATAAACTCCCTCGAGATCCCGGTAAGGGTTCAAATAGATAAGAAGCCTGAACTTGAGTCAGATATAGGTTCTGAAGGTGATATTTTAGAAATCCTCTCAGGGTGATAGGTGTGTGTGAAAGGTTCATATCTGAGACGGGTGCGTGGAGTGAATTATTAGAAGTATACAAGTGCGTACTCTCTACGAAGTTCACCGATTCAATAACGTTCTACGAAAAGGAGAGGGAACTGATGGATTTCATAGATAGGAAGAAGTCCTCCCCTATGTTTGTTGTACTGATTGGGGACTGGGGTATGGGTAAGACGTTCCTGAGCAGGGTGATCGAGGACGAGGCGAGGAAGAGGGGCTATAACGTGAGGAGTGTCAAGATAGACGATATCATAGTAGTCAATGGAGGTTCTTTTGCAGTAAATGACAGAGAAGTAATGGTCATAGATGAGGTAGAGAACTTAGAGAACTTACAGTACAGATATAAAGAGGAGATAATAAACTTCTTCACCCACATGAAGAAAATAAGCGAGTTGAAAGACGTAGACTCCGTCATATTCTTACTTGCTACTCCTTCCGGTTACACAAAAGTATTTTCCTACGGTGGACTGTTACACAGCCTATTACCCGAGACGTACACGGCCTTTAAAGATAGGATAAGGGAAAGGGTACTTACGGAGCCTACAAAGCTCGAGTATTTCCTGATGTTGTACTGTATGTTAAAGAACGTTAAAAGTAAAGCGATATCCCTCATTGAATACCTAAACTTCTTTTATTACCTAATCCCAGTCACGAGGAGGAATATAACGAAAATAGTTAACAACTTCCTGTGCCAGCTACACGAAAATTCCCCCGAGGCCTTATACAAGCTATTAATCACCAGAAAAGAGGCGATAGTCGATCTCTATAGAACGGTGGAAGTCAGTGACGCGACCTTGTTTAAGACCGAACCTAAGGACATAGGCAGGATAATGAGGGGTTACGATTACTCATGTAGTAATGCAAAACTGGTAAAATTTGAAGAGTGGAGGAGTAGGTTCGCAAACAAGTTAGATCCTAACGTGAGGAGAGAGATCGAGGATGTAATTACGATAATGAGAGTAAGAGATGGTTTAAGCATTGATGACAATCTTTACGTAATAATCCCCAAGGAGCCGAGAGAATTCTACCCATTATTTCCTGACGAGAACGTGTTGAAAGAGGCTTACAAGTCACTGAAAGGAGAAGAGATATGCGCGGTTAAGTGGGAGGAAGTGGAGAGGTACCTCAATGTCCAGCTGAGGGAC
It encodes the following:
- a CDS encoding ATP-binding protein, with product MSNADAIGIVLEGGTPNVVKALIKADHEVKIGEFLIIRDREGRTGLVQVEHYEYGNDFYTESLGIVKSLIDSEVLATVLDKGTYLTVWLRVIKENNAKVQMPGNLVLKFPEIKDINKLDQTQRKFLELLYEEKLEDPRYVKYGRIINTNIPLLLRINALPMHMGIFGETGSGKSYNMRYLIDVFSNIEYDGKHYAIPMIIIDANGDYIDLATLSMKREYINRNGSRQMITRYAFTDIPNAQRFRLDMNLFTPSDIAYMVVTAKYRDTDVSQASLQMNLLEMALNELRDEDYNTLFTEDGFSELQQKVNEIVDERKDELGFTKNTQRALQSALQTFRSKVKEYDLISSDGETFSYDTLDEIFFKHGLVIIDFSADGAPGMDLLTKQIVVGYIARLMLNYLVKKKMNNERRILSLVIEEAQNYIPSENYPVNARLTKDVLATLATQGRKFGASLILISQRPAFVDKVVLSMLNSFIFHRVYHEDVKYIQSVTGGISEYLAKELISLPRGQAIVTGLINSLEIPVRVQIDKKPELESDIGSEGDILEILSG